Sequence from the Salinicoccus sp. Bachu38 genome:
AAAAGCGAATCCGACGCACGTGAAGAAGGCGTCATCGAATAAGACTTGTGGGTGATGTAGCATGAAGAAGAAAGTACCGCTCAGAAAATGTATCCTTACCAATGAAATGCATCCGAAAAAAGATCTGCTCCGTATCGTGGTGACGAAAGAGCGAGAGGTCTTCGTCGATCCGACGGGCAAGAAGAATGGACGCGGGAGCTACGTGGTCAAAGATCTTGAGAAGGTCGAAGCCGCACGCAAAGGCAGAAAGCTTGAAAGCAGGCTTGGCTTCGACAGCGATACGCTCTCCCCGGTATACGATGAGATCATCC
This genomic interval carries:
- the rnpM gene encoding RNase P modulator RnpM, producing the protein MKKKVPLRKCILTNEMHPKKDLLRIVVTKEREVFVDPTGKKNGRGSYVVKDLEKVEAARKGRKLESRLGFDSDTLSPVYDEIIRLIYREDIPKR